Proteins encoded in a region of the Nicotiana tomentosiformis chromosome 9, ASM39032v3, whole genome shotgun sequence genome:
- the LOC138898450 gene encoding uncharacterized protein, with amino-acid sequence MRNIKDARFPRPMRSDSIQRDPNLWHKYHGTNGHRTGDCRYLREEVATLLKNGHLREFLSDRAKNNYGRNRDNAEPSKAGEEPSCQTINMIFGGNEINGVTFLAAKKTKVSITHSKKLQEYDITFTEEDADGLLLPHNDALVISLNVLDFKIKLVLVDPGSSANIIQRRVLEQVKLTGSIIPATKLLVGLNLASVTTRGKILLLTNAERVMKTTLFEVVDGDMGYNIILGRPWLHEMKVVSSTYHQFLKFPTSKGIKQIRGD; translated from the coding sequence atgagaaacattaaagatgcacgattcccgagacctatgagatCTGATTCCatccagagggatcccaatttatggcATAAATACCATGGGACGAATGGCCACCGAACAGGGGACTGCCGATACCTCCGGGAAGAGgtggcaacactattgaagaatggtcaccttagagaattcttgagtgaccgggctaagaacaattatggtcgtaacagaGACAACGCGGAAccttcgaaagcaggagaagaaccctCATGCCAAACaatcaatatgatcttcggagggaatgagattaacggggtcacctttttggCAGCTaagaagacgaaagtatcaataactcatagtaaaaaaCTCCAGGAatacgatatcactttcacggaggaggacgcagacggattgttgttaccacacaatgatgcactggtaatttctttaaatgtgttggattttaagattaaacttGTTCTAgtagatccaggaagttcggctaatatcatacaaagGAGAGTATTAGAGCAAgttaaactcaccggaagcattattccggcaacaaagctcctcgtTGGATTAAACCTTGCGAGCGTGACGACCCGGGGAAAGATTTTGCTGCTCACGAATGCTGaaagagtaatgaaaacaactctcttcgaagtagtagatggtgacatgggatacaatattatcctgggaaggccatggttacacgagatgaaagttgtatcctcaacatatcaccaatttcTGAAGTTTCCAACGTCcaaaggaatcaagcagataagaggtgattaa